A stretch of DNA from Natronoarchaeum philippinense:
CTTGGAGTCGCTCCAAGAGATGTCCCGCGATCTGATCGGCGCCGACTCGCGGCAGGACGTCGCCGCGACTGTCGCCGCGGCGGCACCGGACATCGTGCATTACCCGATGACGACGTTCCGGCTCTACGACGCCGATGGCGATGCGCTCGACTGCGTCGAGTGTCTCGCAGACGACGAATCGCTGATCCGGGATGCGGCGTCTCTCAGGGATGCGTTCGAGACGGGCCAGCAGGTCGTCTACGAGGACACCACCGACTGCGAGGACGTTGGGGCTGCGAGCTTGCTCGTCCAACCCCTCGGCGACCACGGTCTGATCGCGTTTCACGCCGAGACGCCCGACGCTTTCGACGAGACCGACCGCTACCTCGCCACCGTCGTCGGCGCCGCCGCCGAGACCGCGCTCGACCGCGCCGAGCGAAAGCGCGAACTCGAACGGCGGGAGACGCTGCTCGACGCGGTCGGCGACGGACTGTACGCGCTCGATTCCGAGGGGCGATACACGGCGGTCAACGACACCGTCGTCGAGATGTCGGGCTACGACCGCGAGGAACTGCTGGGCGAACACGTCTCGACGCTCATGTCGACCGAGGATGTCGAGCGCGGGACGGCTAACCTCCGCGAACTGATCGCTGCCGCTGATGTCGATGTCGCCTCCTACGAGATCACGCTGGTCGCAAAGGACGGCGAGGAAATCCCCTGCGAGGTCAACATGTCCCTACACCCCGACGATGTCAGCGACGGGAGCGTCGGCTCTGTCCGGGATATCAGCCGTCGAAAGGGGATGGAGCGAAAGCTCCGCGAACGCAAGCGCAAGATCGAGAGCGTCCACCGCGCGGCGACGCGGCTGGAAGGCTGTCGTGACGCCGAAACGATCTTCGACGTTGCGGTCGACGCAGTCCGCGAGGTGCTCGATATCGACGCCTGTACGATCCAGACTGTCGACGGCGCGGCGTCCAGACGGTTCGCCGACGCCGACTCGCCGTTGGACGACGAGATCGCTCCCGACGGCCGGATCGACCGTCGCGCTTACGACCGGTCGCGCCGTGCCGACGAGACGGTCGTCATCGACGACCTCCGCGAACACCGCGACGACGCCGGCTCGGCTCGAGCGCTGCTATCGGTGCCCGTCGGTGGCGTCGGCGTGTTTCAGGCTGCCTCGACTACTCCCGCGGCGTTCGACGACGAGGACGCCGAACTCGCCGAGCTACTGGTGTCACACGTCGCCAACGCTGTCGAGCGCGTCCGGTTCGAGACCGAACTCCGGGAGGAACGCGACCGCTTTGCAGCGCTGTTCGAGAACGTCCCCGACCCGGTCGTCAGCACCCGAGCGGTCGACGGTCCGCCGATCGTGATCGATGTCAACCCGGCCTTCGAACGAGTGTTTGGTTACGACGCCGATCGGCTCCGTGGTGAACCCCTCGACGAAGTGATTGTCCCGCCAGAAGACCGCGACCGCGCGGCCGAACTGGACGCGCGCGGGGCACGGGGTGAACTCGTCGAAACCGAGGTCAGACGCCAGACTGCGACCGGGCTTCGTGACTTCCTGTTGACCGTCGTCCCCGTCGAGGTCGGCGAGGAGAACGCGATGACCTACGGCGTCTACACCGACATCACCGAGCGCAAGCGCCAGCAAAAGCGCGTCGAGGTGTTGAACCGCGTTCTCCGGCACGACCTGCGCAACGGGATGAACATCGTCAAAGGCTGTGCCGAGATGCTCGCCGACAGAGCCGACGACGACGAGTACGCCTCGACGATTCAGGAGCGCGCGGACGAACTGATTGCGCTGGCCGAGAAGACCCGCGCGGTCGAACGCACGCTCGCCCGCGACGACGCCGATCCCGGATCGGTCGATGTCGCCGCCGCCGCCGACGAAATAGCGGCCCGCGTCGACGACGAGTTCGACGATGTCGATCTCTCGGTGACGGCGCCCGAGAACGCCTACGCGCTCGCTGATAGCATGCTCCGGACGGCGATCTACCACGTCGTCGAGAACGCGATTGTCCACAACGACAGCGACGTGCCGACCGTCGATGTCGACGTGACGCTCGACGACCGCTCCGAGCACGTGCGGATCGCAGTCAGCGACGACGGCCCCGGCATCCCCGACGAAGAGCGCGCACTGCTGGCCGAGGATCGAGAGATCACCCAACTCCGTCACGCCAGCGGGCTGGGGCTGTGGCTGGTCAACTGGGTCGTCACGCAGTCGGGCGGCCAACTCTCGTTCGACGAGGCCTCGACCGGCGGTGCTCGCGTCGTACTGGAGGTCCCCCGTGCGCGGGTCGAACAGCGCCCGGTCTGAGCGTCCGGCCGGCTATCGGCGGATCTCGACCGGCGAGTCGGTTCTGATCCACCGGCCCGTCCGGTCTTGCGAGCGCAGTTCGATCTGTCCGTCCGAGTGATACACCAGTTCGGTCTCCTCGGCTGACTCGGTCGCCGAGGAGCGGTCCCCGTCGCTCCCGTTCATATGCTCTGCTCGCGGCGTCGCGCCGTGGTCGCTACTGGAGCGACTGGCTGTATTAGTACGAACTCACTACCGTCGATAAATAGGCTGCTACGGCCCGTAGTCGCCTCATTCCCGGAGGACGCTTCCCACCGATCTCAGCGCGCAAGCGGGAGGTTGAACGTCGTCTCGCGCTCGCGGACGGCGTCCCACGTGTGTTCGCACTCGCAGGACACTTGCTCAAAGACGCTGGGGTCCTGCCGGAGGTCGAAGTCCTTGATCGCACGCTGGACGCGGTCGTCGCACTCGCCGCAGTTGTGCGGGCCTCGGTCGCTGCCGTGACCGACGGGGTCGGACACGACGATGGCGTCGACATCGGCCGTCTGTGCGAGGACGTGGGCGACGCTCCAGAGCCACGGCGGTCGGTAGCCGTCCCGGAAGTGGAGCTCGTCGACCATCGTGTAGCGCTGGACGTTACACGGGTTCATCGAGACCGTGTGGGCATGCTCGGCGCAGCGTTCGATCGAGCTGATCATGTCGTCGATGGCTTCCTGCTCGGAGAGGAACGGCGGCTTCATCAGGAGATACGCCTTGAT
This window harbors:
- a CDS encoding PAS domain S-box protein: MDDDETARSQLSALLTEAGYAVATASDAAAAVEAVAERTIDAVVAAHALPDADGLDLLERLDATGVPVVLCPRSGDERLAGRAMAAGAAGYVPRSDADAVLIDRLRDVLCDDRTARSQRAIGGEQNRLSLLIDQSPLAIIEWTPEFTVAGWNPAAEELFGYTESAAMGQPGHDLLVPESERETVEAVRQELLDGDGEVTHVVNENETRDGDRITCEWHNTPLVDDGEVVGALSFVRDVTDRTQRAAALESLQEMSRDLIGADSRQDVAATVAAAAPDIVHYPMTTFRLYDADGDALDCVECLADDESLIRDAASLRDAFETGQQVVYEDTTDCEDVGAASLLVQPLGDHGLIAFHAETPDAFDETDRYLATVVGAAAETALDRAERKRELERRETLLDAVGDGLYALDSEGRYTAVNDTVVEMSGYDREELLGEHVSTLMSTEDVERGTANLRELIAAADVDVASYEITLVAKDGEEIPCEVNMSLHPDDVSDGSVGSVRDISRRKGMERKLRERKRKIESVHRAATRLEGCRDAETIFDVAVDAVREVLDIDACTIQTVDGAASRRFADADSPLDDEIAPDGRIDRRAYDRSRRADETVVIDDLREHRDDAGSARALLSVPVGGVGVFQAASTTPAAFDDEDAELAELLVSHVANAVERVRFETELREERDRFAALFENVPDPVVSTRAVDGPPIVIDVNPAFERVFGYDADRLRGEPLDEVIVPPEDRDRAAELDARGARGELVETEVRRQTATGLRDFLLTVVPVEVGEENAMTYGVYTDITERKRQQKRVEVLNRVLRHDLRNGMNIVKGCAEMLADRADDDEYASTIQERADELIALAEKTRAVERTLARDDADPGSVDVAAAADEIAARVDDEFDDVDLSVTAPENAYALADSMLRTAIYHVVENAIVHNDSDVPTVDVDVTLDDRSEHVRIAVSDDGPGIPDEERALLAEDREITQLRHASGLGLWLVNWVVTQSGGQLSFDEASTGGARVVLEVPRARVEQRPV